One segment of uncultured Methanobrevibacter sp. DNA contains the following:
- a CDS encoding ZPR1 zinc finger domain-containing protein, translated as MNEEELNEMIIKCPACGIEGVAKSIMKEIEIPHFGKVLETTIQCPSCGFKHSDIIALEQNDPAKYVIEINKNTLSTRVVRSQSATVSIPEVGVKVEPGPKSEGYVTNIEGMLTRFESAVKKALNLFDDEESQNNAKNTLTHIQELKKGNGTATLIILDPFGQSNIVSENVKVLEIPEEELHNLKTGFSHIEDK; from the coding sequence ATGAATGAAGAAGAACTTAATGAAATGATTATTAAATGTCCTGCATGCGGTATTGAAGGAGTCGCCAAATCAATTATGAAAGAGATTGAAATACCTCATTTTGGCAAAGTTTTAGAAACAACAATACAATGCCCATCCTGCGGATTTAAACATAGTGACATCATAGCTTTAGAGCAAAATGACCCTGCAAAATATGTTATTGAAATAAATAAAAACACATTATCAACCAGAGTTGTAAGATCACAATCTGCAACAGTTTCCATACCTGAAGTTGGCGTTAAAGTAGAACCTGGGCCAAAATCAGAAGGATATGTAACAAATATTGAAGGAATGCTGACACGTTTTGAAAGTGCAGTTAAAAAGGCATTGAATTTATTTGATGATGAAGAATCACAAAACAATGCAAAGAATACTTTGACTCATATTCAGGAGTTAAAAAAAGGAAACGGAACTGCAACATTAATTATTCTAGATCCATTCGGACAGAGCAATATCGTAAGTGAAAATGTGAAAGTTTTAGAAATTCCCGAAGAGGAATTGCATAATTTAAAAACAGGTTTTAGCCATATCGAAGATAAATAA
- a CDS encoding 3H domain-containing protein yields MRKPYVILIGSASGIGKSTIAAELAKQLNIKHLIESDFIRAVVRGIIGKEYAPALHSSSYDAYKNLRNKARFENYEDLVSAGFDEHASYVIPALEKIIQRAITDYDDIVIEGVHLVPGLIDIEQFKEFANIYFFVLSSDEDSHKERFVKRAVQIHRGGKQLDYFKENRIIHDHLLEQAEKNDVVVINTETIEKSMDSILSVINKACTTIKLTNSVDELEDVINIIINENNGSIEKITYNITGFKEPLVRNINISDAKSSMRFIKNINENKDKKEYLSKLYDLSDYRNTVICASNPEKIEKIIKKLESKGYVLNE; encoded by the coding sequence ATGAGAAAACCTTATGTTATTTTAATTGGAAGTGCATCAGGAATTGGAAAATCAACAATAGCTGCTGAATTGGCCAAACAATTAAATATCAAGCATTTAATCGAAAGCGATTTCATTAGAGCTGTTGTTCGTGGAATTATAGGAAAAGAATATGCTCCTGCACTTCACAGCTCATCTTATGATGCATATAAGAATCTAAGAAATAAAGCCCGCTTTGAAAATTATGAGGATTTAGTATCTGCAGGATTTGATGAACATGCATCATATGTGATTCCAGCACTTGAAAAAATAATACAAAGAGCTATTACCGATTATGATGATATTGTTATTGAAGGAGTGCATTTAGTACCTGGATTAATAGATATTGAACAATTTAAGGAATTTGCGAACATATACTTCTTTGTATTGAGTTCTGATGAAGACTCCCACAAAGAGAGATTCGTTAAAAGAGCAGTTCAAATTCATCGTGGTGGAAAACAATTAGATTACTTCAAAGAAAACAGAATTATTCATGACCACCTATTAGAACAGGCAGAAAAAAACGATGTTGTTGTTATCAATACTGAAACAATTGAAAAATCTATGGACAGCATCCTATCAGTGATAAATAAAGCATGCACCACAATAAAATTAACCAATAGTGTTGATGAACTGGAAGATGTTATAAATATCATTATCAATGAAAACAACGGCTCCATTGAAAAGATTACCTACAACATTACTGGATTTAAAGAGCCTCTTGTTAGAAACATAAATATTTCAGATGCAAAATCTTCAATGAGATTTATCAAAAATATCAATGAAAATAAAGATAAAAAGGAATATTTAAGTAAATTATATGATTTGTCAGATTATAGAAATACAGTAATTTGTGCTTCAAATCCGGAAAAAATAGAAAAAATTATAAAAAAATTAGAATCAAAAGGATATGTTTTAAATGAATGA
- a CDS encoding DUF1611 domain-containing protein yields the protein MYSVKSVKEIQDLNPFVVVGCGGGGEKFSNLEGVNAIGFIDDNVKKQGKEFCGHIVSGSLDECLKQAPDAKSLVIMLPIGAEGSALKYAVQAIDAGLNVITSFRSLSVSDNASLKKFADSKNVVIKEIGPRLDVVEKIAGIAPEKSCEVLPKISYTPKAPVIFVGGTSQECGKRTTTKQLGISCIERNLNPAIISTDEMGLEEPTDFNFRAGSLSAMDVPAAVLSAIKYVEEHKNPDIIFIEGQSSLTEDGNPHPRGLSAAILIGCAPDAVIVGHRPNHPYREPKGIEEEIRAIEAVEPTKVVGLSINLKNADEGMTLDSFESEYGLPAEDVYNNGASKLLDAIFEYLEE from the coding sequence TTGTATTCAGTAAAATCAGTTAAAGAAATTCAAGATTTAAATCCATTCGTTGTTGTTGGTTGTGGGGGTGGAGGAGAGAAATTCTCCAATCTCGAAGGAGTAAACGCAATTGGATTCATTGATGATAATGTTAAAAAGCAAGGAAAAGAATTTTGCGGGCATATTGTTTCAGGAAGTCTTGATGAATGTTTAAAACAAGCGCCTGATGCAAAATCTCTTGTGATAATGTTGCCAATTGGTGCTGAAGGTTCAGCTTTAAAATATGCTGTTCAAGCTATCGATGCGGGATTGAATGTAATAACTTCATTTAGATCTTTATCAGTAAGTGATAATGCATCTTTAAAGAAATTTGCTGATTCAAAAAATGTTGTTATAAAGGAAATCGGTCCTAGATTGGATGTTGTTGAAAAGATAGCTGGCATTGCTCCTGAAAAATCTTGTGAAGTTTTACCAAAAATTTCCTATACTCCTAAGGCTCCAGTTATTTTTGTTGGAGGAACCTCTCAAGAGTGTGGAAAAAGAACCACCACTAAACAATTAGGCATATCTTGTATTGAAAGAAATTTAAATCCTGCAATAATTTCAACTGATGAAATGGGATTGGAAGAACCGACTGATTTTAATTTTAGAGCTGGAAGTTTATCTGCAATGGATGTTCCAGCAGCTGTATTATCTGCAATTAAATATGTTGAAGAACATAAAAACCCTGATATTATTTTTATCGAAGGACAATCCAGCTTAACTGAAGATGGAAATCCTCATCCAAGAGGATTGTCAGCAGCAATATTGATTGGATGTGCTCCTGATGCAGTCATTGTGGGTCATAGACCAAATCACCCTTATAGGGAACCTAAAGGCATTGAAGAAGAAATAAGGGCTATTGAAGCTGTTGAACCAACAAAAGTTGTTGGATTATCAATCAATCTTAAAAATGCTGATGAAGGTATGACACTTGATTCATTTGAATCTGAATATGGATTACCTGCTGAAGATGTTTATAATAATGGGGCTTCTAAACTATTAGATGCTATTTTTGAATACTTAGAGGAGTAG
- a CDS encoding cell division protein SepF: protein MGFTDNLKRSLGFEETESSEKKEQEGTSLTDVFREFGATIKSEVTNFQGTSNNHPQDEVHVQDHDSNVNHNPHQSYNPNRNYNPNPNPSYNSYQDVMPQSAPVYDDFDYVITPEQSFYEIALIRPKSIDDVNYVVDQVVEEKNPVILDLSFLEKESPANFRLAGDKIKKMRQRYGAQALLLARSENKNLIIISPKKVKLVNKN, encoded by the coding sequence ATGGGGTTTACAGACAATTTAAAAAGAAGTTTGGGATTTGAAGAAACAGAATCATCTGAAAAAAAAGAACAAGAAGGTACTAGCCTCACTGATGTATTTCGCGAATTTGGTGCAACAATAAAATCTGAGGTTACTAATTTTCAAGGTACCTCAAACAATCATCCTCAGGATGAGGTTCATGTACAAGATCATGACTCTAATGTAAACCATAATCCTCATCAAAGTTATAATCCTAATAGGAATTATAATCCTAACCCTAATCCAAGTTATAATTCTTATCAAGATGTGATGCCTCAATCCGCACCTGTATATGATGACTTTGATTATGTAATCACTCCTGAACAATCATTTTATGAGATTGCTCTTATCAGGCCAAAATCAATTGATGATGTTAACTATGTTGTAGATCAGGTTGTTGAAGAAAAAAATCCTGTGATTTTAGATTTGTCTTTCTTGGAAAAAGAAAGTCCTGCTAATTTTAGGCTTGCGGGGGATAAAATTAAAAAAATGAGGCAAAGATATGGTGCTCAAGCATTATTGCTTGCACGTTCTGAAAATAAAAATTTAATCATTATTTCTCCTAAAAAAGTTAAATTGGTTAATAAAAATTAA